One Methanothrix sp. DNA window includes the following coding sequences:
- the budA gene encoding acetolactate decarboxylase — MKHFVYAVAIALIMGMQIVCSSGSDDVLFQVSTISALMDGAFDGAMSFGELREHGDFGLGTFDALDGEMVGLDGHFYKVMADGSVHEVNDSILTPFADVTFFDVDEEIALNSSNLSEVESYLDELRPTRNIFYAIRIDGTFSHIRTRSVPAQSKPYPNLTVAVMNQSIFELYNQSGTVVGFWTPSYASGLNVPGYHLHFINDERTSGGHLLDFQLMNGSACIDYTDSFMMILPDNEGFQTADLGRGDAGELEAVESGGAVLDKS; from the coding sequence ATGAAGCATTTTGTCTATGCAGTTGCAATAGCGCTCATCATGGGCATGCAGATCGTCTGCTCTTCCGGTTCTGATGATGTGCTCTTCCAGGTCTCCACGATATCCGCGCTCATGGATGGTGCTTTCGATGGAGCGATGTCGTTTGGAGAGCTGAGGGAACACGGGGACTTCGGACTCGGCACGTTCGATGCGCTCGATGGCGAGATGGTCGGGCTTGATGGTCATTTTTATAAGGTGATGGCTGATGGCTCTGTACATGAGGTCAACGATTCCATTCTCACACCATTCGCGGATGTCACATTCTTTGATGTAGATGAGGAGATTGCGCTCAACAGCTCAAACCTGAGTGAGGTGGAGAGTTACCTGGATGAGCTGCGGCCGACGAGGAACATATTCTACGCGATCAGGATCGATGGGACGTTCAGCCATATAAGAACCAGAAGCGTGCCTGCTCAATCCAAACCATATCCGAATCTCACGGTTGCTGTCATGAATCAGAGCATCTTCGAGCTTTACAACCAGAGCGGCACAGTCGTCGGATTCTGGACACCCTCATACGCGAGCGGGCTGAACGTTCCAGGCTACCACCTTCACTTCATAAACGATGAGAGAACATCTGGCGGCCATCTGCTCGATTTCCAGTTGATGAATGGAAGCGCATGCATCGACTACACGGATAGCTTCATGATGATCCTGCCGGATAATGAGGGGTTCCAAACAGCAGATCTTGGGAGAGGGGATGCAGGAGAGCTGGAGGCTGTTGAGAGCGGCGGTGCTGTGTTGGATAAGTCATGA
- a CDS encoding beta-CASP ribonuclease aCPSF1, whose protein sequence is MSVEDVLSELRRRIQSKLPADINVTGLEFEGPELVIYTDDPRRLADDGEIIRSLAKDLRKRVVVRPDLKVLMDPEEAIKRIQEVVPKEAALTNYYFDGETGEVIIEAEKPGLVIGRHGATLREITKLIGWTPKVVRTPPVRSSTIANIKDYLRSVQTERKSILRSIGRKIHRDIASKDQWVRISTLGGCREVGRSCMLLSTPESKIIIDCGINVGSDDSATPYLYVPEVYPLSQIDAVVLTHAHLDHSGLVPMLYKYGYEGPIYCTPPTRDLYVLLQLDYIEVAGREGKRLPYESSMIREALKHTITLNYGDVTDIAPDTKLTMHNAGHILGSAIAHFHIGDGLYNVAFTGDFKYERTRLFDPAVNSFPRLETLVIEATYGGANSIQPSRKDAENHLLKVVRETIGRGGKVVIPAFAVGRSQEVMVVLEEAIRKGLIEEFPVYLDGMIYEATAIHTSYPEYLNNELRDMIFHKGINPFLAECFVQVENSKQRDEIINGEPAVILATSGMLNGGPIMEYLKGLGPDEKNTLVIVGYQAEGTLGRRIQKGWKEIPLTVEGKTQTVKMNMDVITVDGFSGHSDRNQLMEYVRRVYPKPSRIITNHGDESNCLDLASSIYKKYRIPTSAPMNLETIRLV, encoded by the coding sequence TTGTCGGTTGAGGATGTTCTATCAGAGCTCAGGCGCAGGATCCAGAGCAAGTTGCCTGCAGACATTAACGTCACAGGTCTGGAGTTCGAGGGCCCTGAGCTGGTAATATACACGGACGATCCGAGGCGGCTTGCTGACGACGGCGAGATCATACGGTCCCTGGCCAAGGATCTCCGGAAGAGGGTTGTGGTCAGGCCGGATCTGAAGGTGCTGATGGATCCTGAGGAGGCCATAAAGCGGATACAGGAGGTCGTGCCGAAGGAGGCAGCTCTCACAAACTACTACTTCGATGGAGAGACCGGTGAGGTGATAATAGAGGCTGAAAAGCCCGGGCTTGTCATCGGAAGGCATGGTGCGACACTCAGGGAGATAACCAAGCTGATAGGCTGGACGCCAAAGGTTGTGAGGACACCGCCGGTCAGGTCATCGACAATTGCAAACATCAAGGACTACCTGAGATCCGTTCAGACCGAGCGTAAGAGCATACTCAGATCCATCGGCAGGAAGATACACAGAGATATAGCGTCGAAGGATCAGTGGGTCAGGATATCGACTCTCGGCGGGTGCAGGGAGGTCGGAAGGAGCTGCATGCTTCTATCGACGCCGGAGTCGAAGATCATCATCGACTGCGGAATAAATGTGGGCTCGGATGACAGCGCCACGCCGTACCTCTACGTTCCTGAGGTGTACCCGCTGAGCCAGATAGATGCGGTTGTGTTAACACATGCACACCTCGATCACTCCGGGCTCGTCCCGATGCTGTACAAGTACGGTTACGAGGGGCCAATTTACTGCACACCACCGACAAGAGATCTGTATGTGCTTCTACAGCTGGACTACATTGAGGTGGCGGGGCGCGAGGGCAAGAGGCTCCCGTATGAATCATCGATGATAAGAGAGGCCCTGAAGCATACGATAACCCTGAACTACGGGGATGTCACCGATATAGCTCCTGACACAAAGCTCACCATGCACAACGCAGGGCACATCCTGGGATCCGCGATAGCGCACTTTCACATTGGCGACGGCCTGTACAATGTAGCATTCACAGGCGATTTCAAGTACGAGAGGACGCGGCTCTTCGACCCTGCTGTCAACAGCTTCCCCAGGCTCGAGACGCTGGTGATAGAGGCGACATATGGAGGAGCAAACAGCATTCAGCCTTCGAGAAAGGACGCTGAGAACCACCTGCTCAAGGTCGTGCGGGAGACCATAGGCAGGGGCGGGAAGGTGGTGATACCGGCGTTCGCTGTCGGCAGGAGCCAGGAGGTGATGGTGGTTCTCGAGGAGGCCATACGGAAGGGCCTGATCGAGGAGTTTCCCGTCTACCTGGACGGCATGATCTACGAGGCCACAGCGATACACACAAGCTATCCCGAGTACCTGAACAACGAGCTTCGGGACATGATCTTCCACAAGGGAATAAACCCCTTCCTCGCCGAGTGCTTTGTACAGGTCGAGAACTCCAAGCAGAGGGACGAGATCATAAACGGGGAGCCAGCGGTCATCCTGGCCACAAGCGGCATGCTCAACGGCGGGCCGATAATGGAGTACCTCAAGGGTCTCGGACCGGACGAGAAGAACACGCTCGTGATAGTCGGATACCAGGCTGAGGGAACACTGGGGAGAAGAATCCAGAAGGGCTGGAAGGAGATACCGCTCACCGTCGAGGGGAAGACGCAGACGGTCAAGATGAACATGGATGTCATCACCGTGGATGGATTCTCAGGCCACTCCGACAGGAACCAGCTCATGGAGTATGTGAGAAGGGTGTATCCGAAGCCCAGCAGGATCATCACAAACCACGGCGACGAGAGCAACTGCCTGGATCTCGCGAGCTCGATCTACAAGAAGTACAGGATACCGACATCGGCTCCTATGAACCTGGAGACGATAAGGCTGGTGTGA
- the psmB gene encoding archaeal proteasome endopeptidase complex subunit beta encodes MVEAFKGTTTVGIVCDGGVVLASESRATMGSFIASRTAKKIYQIDDLVGLTTAGVVGDAQALVRMIQAEARLYRMQRGEPLTIKAITSLLSNILSARRYFPFLVQLVVGGVDKMGPKIFSLDALGGQIEEHDIVSTGSGSPIAYGVLESLYKPGLSMQDGSVLCVRAVHTAMKRDSASGNGIALVRITKDRYEEVPTSEVEEIVRSL; translated from the coding sequence ATGGTCGAGGCGTTCAAAGGTACAACAACGGTTGGCATAGTCTGTGATGGGGGTGTGGTTCTCGCCTCAGAGAGCCGTGCCACCATGGGCAGCTTTATAGCCAGCAGGACAGCTAAGAAGATCTACCAGATCGACGACCTCGTAGGGCTTACCACGGCAGGAGTTGTTGGCGATGCCCAGGCTCTTGTGAGGATGATACAGGCAGAGGCGAGGTTATACAGGATGCAGAGGGGTGAGCCACTCACAATCAAAGCGATAACATCTCTCCTCTCGAACATCCTCAGCGCGCGCCGGTACTTCCCGTTTCTGGTGCAGCTCGTGGTCGGTGGCGTTGACAAGATGGGGCCGAAGATATTCTCCCTCGATGCGCTTGGAGGGCAGATCGAGGAGCACGATATTGTCTCCACAGGCTCAGGCTCGCCCATAGCATACGGCGTTCTGGAGTCTCTTTACAAGCCCGGTCTAAGCATGCAGGATGGCTCGGTGCTCTGTGTCAGGGCGGTCCACACTGCCATGAAGCGCGACTCGGCCTCGGGCAATGGTATAGCTCTCGTGAGGATCACAAAGGACAGATATGAGGAAGTTCCAACCTCCGAGGTGGAGGAGATCGTGAGATCTCTCTGA
- a CDS encoding ammonium transporter, whose translation MAIDTGDTAWIMISAALVMLMTPGVGLFYGGLVRSKSVVSMISLSFLAISLASIQWVLVGYSLSFGSDIMGLIGGLDFIFTRNVGMSEAPLAGTVPHLAYMMFQLVFAAVTLAILTSAVAERIKLSSFIVLSILWTTLVYDPLAHWVWAGGWLASLGALDFAGGTVVHISSGFSALAIAFVIGKRVGFDTYVLEPHNIPMAMIGAALLWFGWFGFNAGSALTAGGLAASAFVVTNTSAAAGALAWLLGSWVRGKPSALGMVSGAIAGLVAITPAAGYVDTMSALVIGAFAGLICYSALLFRVSIGLDESLDAWAVHGVGGLWGALATGIFASPAVNSYSGLIYGNPDQFTAQLIAALASVAYAFVMSYVLARLVDATLGLRVTEDEEYVGLDIAVHGEKAYA comes from the coding sequence TTGGCAATAGACACAGGGGATACGGCCTGGATCATGATCTCAGCTGCGCTGGTGATGCTCATGACCCCAGGCGTCGGCCTGTTCTACGGCGGGCTTGTCCGCTCCAAGTCTGTGGTCTCGATGATATCTCTGTCGTTCCTGGCGATATCGCTGGCGAGCATACAGTGGGTGCTGGTGGGCTACAGCCTTTCATTCGGCTCCGATATCATGGGCCTGATAGGCGGTCTTGATTTCATCTTCACGCGCAACGTCGGAATGAGCGAGGCCCCTCTGGCCGGGACGGTTCCGCATCTCGCATACATGATGTTCCAGCTGGTCTTCGCGGCCGTGACCCTCGCCATACTCACATCTGCGGTGGCCGAGCGGATCAAGCTCAGCTCCTTCATAGTGCTGAGCATCCTCTGGACCACACTGGTTTATGATCCGCTGGCACACTGGGTGTGGGCGGGCGGCTGGCTCGCGAGCCTCGGAGCCCTCGACTTTGCGGGTGGAACTGTGGTCCACATAAGCTCGGGCTTCTCCGCGCTTGCGATCGCCTTTGTGATAGGGAAGCGGGTTGGCTTCGACACCTACGTGCTGGAGCCGCACAACATACCCATGGCGATGATAGGCGCCGCCCTCCTCTGGTTCGGATGGTTCGGGTTCAACGCAGGCTCGGCGCTCACTGCTGGAGGTCTCGCTGCCAGCGCGTTTGTGGTGACGAACACCTCTGCAGCGGCAGGAGCGCTCGCATGGCTCCTGGGCAGCTGGGTCAGAGGGAAGCCGAGCGCTCTGGGCATGGTCAGCGGGGCGATAGCGGGGCTCGTGGCGATAACGCCTGCTGCAGGATATGTCGACACCATGTCAGCGCTTGTAATAGGAGCGTTCGCAGGGCTCATCTGCTACTCAGCTCTGCTCTTCCGCGTCAGCATCGGGCTTGATGAGAGCCTGGACGCCTGGGCGGTTCATGGCGTCGGCGGGCTCTGGGGAGCACTGGCGACGGGGATATTCGCAAGCCCCGCTGTAAACAGCTACTCAGGACTGATATACGGGAACCCGGATCAGTTCACAGCCCAGCTCATAGCTGCGCTGGCATCCGTGGCGTATGCCTTCGTGATGTCCTACGTGCTGGCAAGGCTGGTGGATGCCACCCTCGGTCTCAGGGTGACGGAGGATGAGGAGTATGTCGGTCTGGATATCGCAGTCCATGGCGAGAAGGCCTACGCGTGA
- a CDS encoding P-II family nitrogen regulator — translation MMKIEAIIREERLGHVKVALEEKGFVAMTVTKVLGRGEQKGIRLQYRGGSIEVDMLPKLKIEMFVRDEDVETVMRTICDSARTGRFGDGRIFVMPVLMSGKVRTGEVEGKLQ, via the coding sequence ATGATGAAGATTGAGGCGATAATCAGAGAGGAGAGGCTGGGTCATGTGAAGGTGGCCCTCGAGGAGAAGGGCTTCGTGGCCATGACCGTGACGAAGGTGCTGGGAAGGGGCGAGCAGAAGGGCATCAGGCTCCAGTACCGCGGCGGAAGCATCGAGGTCGATATGCTCCCGAAGCTGAAGATAGAGATGTTTGTCAGAGATGAGGATGTGGAGACGGTCATGAGAACGATATGCGACTCTGCAAGGACCGGCAGGTTCGGAGATGGCAGAATCTTTGTCATGCCCGTCTTGATGTCTGGAAAGGTGAGGACCGGGGAGGTGGAAGGGAAGCTGCAATGA